Within Puccinia triticina chromosome 7A, complete sequence, the genomic segment TAAAATATAGCATCTGGCAAAATTCAAACGAGCTTCCAATTGGCCGTGAATTTGGTAAACGTGCATATCGACAACGCAGATCTTAAGATGTGGCATCCTCCATTTGGAACCACCCGTTGTACATCTGATCCGAAAAGATGCTGGGTATGGAGTCCCAAGTGCCCGCATCTTCTTTGATAGATAAGCGGGTTAATCATCCATATCCTACGGCGCGTCTCACAAATCGTGCTCCCTGGTGAAGCTGCGCTATTCTTTCGATTACGTATAGATCAAAAAGCTTTTTTAATTACTAGTATCAAGATAAGTTCCATATACTTGGTGATTTCTCAAAAATACCACATTCTCTTTGATCAGTGCCGTTTTTAGAGCACATGGCCACCCTTCTTAAAATTATCAAATGTGAAACATCGCGCAACTTCTAGCTCCTAAGCCCATCCAAGTGCTTGAACATGTAGACCTATCAGTAAAATATTGTCTCACCATATCTTCCTTGCCCGGCTAGTAAACAGAGTGCACTCTCATTCCTCTTTGGAAGCGAGACGCGTTTTCTTCTCAAATTCATTCCAATGATCAAGTCGCTAAGAAGCAAGCACGACTTGGCTCGATCAACCGCAGGAAGCCTCCGGAGCTTCATTTCCACTGCAAAGGCCATCAGGGAGCATACAAGGAAGGGACCTCAATCGGGCATTCAGCAGCAAAACTTTGTAGAACTAGATCATCAACTAATCTGGATACAAAATCCAGTGCCTCATTGGTGAACCAAAAAGTGAAGCTCTGCTGGGGAAATTAGGAATCGAAGCTGAACAGCCACGAGTAACTTCCGCGGCGAAGCTGAGCATTACGAGCAGGGACATTCAATACAATACCCATCCGTCAACTCCTGGTTTACAACGCGTTTGTTTTTAAGAAAAGCACTGCCTCAGTCTCTGTAGTTGAAGCACGGTTAGATAGGGTTTGGCTCAGCGACAAGAAACTGGCGCGTCGCGATTCACTTCAGCAGCAAAAATCGTGCTGAGGATTCGTGCTGAGGATTGCAATCCTATACACGGTGTGCTGCTTGCCTTTGTGGTCCCGGCTCAGCAGTTGCAGCAGCCGTGTGGCGTGTCTTCCTTCTAGGATATTTAAAGGCCATCTTTCTCTGCTTGCCGCTCCTCCCTCCCTCATACTTCCCTAGACACTTTCCTCACCATCACCGCCAGCAATTAGCAAAGGTAAGTAAATTCCTacgatccccccccccccccccccccccccccctcacacACACACTCATATATATACGCCCACACCACCATCGCCCCTGCTCCCCTTCCTTCTCAGTGACTCGATTCACAATACTCATTCCTCTTGATTGCTTTTCTCCTCCTCCCGCCTCTCTCCAGAGCCCCGCTAGCTTTGCTTTTGCCACAATGGGCCCTCCTGCCGCTGGCCCAGCAGTGGAGCTCAAGGACGGCAATATCAACGTAGCCTTGGCCAACAACTCCCTCGGCCTTACTACCGCCTCCCACACCTCCCAAACCTCCCCCCAAGCTGCAAACACCACTCGCACCCAATTGCCTCCCAACCAGGTCACACCTCTCAACAACGCCACTCCCCCTCCAAACCCTCGCCCTCGCCACCGGCGTCCTCCATCATCACCTCGACGCCGCCCAATTATTCTCATCTTGCTCCCAGATCTCCCACCAGAGCTGCGGGACATTCAACTCGATGCAGCTATGACCCGAGATGACGATGACGACTCGGCTTGAATGCTTTCAAACCTCCAAATTTCTGGTATGCATTTTCTCCTCTCCTCATCTGCATTCATAGGATTGACTCAACGGAAACCTAATCATTATCACCTATttgtttttgatgaaaaaaaatgcagtcTTCATATCATTTATGTTTGTATCATTGCTTAATTATCCATGACACCTCATCAGCCTAGTTTCAAAGGCCCTTATCTGGATAATGTAGCAAAGAAAACTTTCACCTCGCTATGCATAGCAATGGATGTCCAGGGTATTTCATTTATGCTAGTCTCATACTTCAATGATCTTCGAAACCTTCTAAGCCTAGTATAAACGCCCTAGTTAACTGTTGTAGAAAAGAACACTATCATATTGGACAGTCTTGTTGTACTCTTAGCTCTTACCAAATGAAATTCTCCTACTCTTTAATGATGTTTAATTCAACTGGAATGATATTCCTCATGTGTTGGACCAATTTAATTGGCTCCGTCTTAAAACTCGAGTCGTGCCCATTTTGCACAATCCATGAATGAAGTACAGCCTTCCGTCTACCTTCTTGTCCGTCATTCCTTTTTCCCCATGTGGATTATCCTCGACACCTGAGAGTCCTGGTTTCGAAAGCCCTCATCATGAAAATACTGTATTGTACTGCTGCTCTACCCAGTGTAACCCTCCTCCGCCGCAATGAAATTGTAAAATGTATTTAATTCATGTAAAAGGATCCTACTCAGGGTCCGATCCGATAGCATCTGTTGTTGCAGTTAAGATTTGGAATGCCGTGATCAAAATATTCTCAGGCTTGATTCCCTCTTGCAACATGATGCACCTTGACTTATCGGGACATGTGGAAAAAACCCCTTGGTCCCTCGGGGGGCGCAGAGCTCGGGGTGAGCAGCCGGAAAGGTTTGGGAGTGGCTCCACCCTGGTTGCCTTGATGAAACAGAGACCTTACGGGGCTGCGCTTCGGGCTCCGACCGAAATGCTCGTGTcagctaacttagctaatttccctcctcgggggagcgcatcggagggtccctgcgggacggcgtcccccctccacatagagagggacttagttaagttagtcgTGTCAGGCTCGCGACCAATCAGCTGGAGACTATTTCCTGGAAAACGGGAGCAGAAGTTTCCGGGTGGTGCATCCATCCATACATGCATCATGCCCTGGCCCGTCCCGGCAAAAAGTGGTTGGACAAAGCAGCTCGAAACAGGGTGTGGCTTTGATTATTGGGCCGGCTATGTACACCATGACTTCCATTGTGCAGCCCAGGACAGGAGCAGTAGATCAACATCAGACGGGGCGCGAGAGCGGCCGCTCGCCCTGGCTATCTGCAAATATCCCCAAGTTCTGGCAATGGTATTTGCCGTGGAGCGCAGAGGTGACCCACCGCGCGTTTTTACATACAAGTACAGAGAAACAAGACCAGCTGAGCTGCCCGGATAAGGGTAGATGGCATGCGGGTGGTGAGGCAACCTGTTTTGATAGAGATTTTCATGGTGTGTGTGGTTCTGTGAGTTGGAGATGAGGGTGATGAGGCAAGCGGCAGACAGCTCGGTTGTCAGAAACCCAGCCCTAATCGGCAGAAAGGGGAGTTTAAAGTGATGTGTAACCCCCGGCGGGTCTCGAGGGAATCGAGCCGGGCGTGGCTGGGCTTGGAAGGTGGAGCCGACCCCGCGGGAGCAGCCCACCCGCCTCTTCTGCCACCAACCACTCCCATCGCCAACGACCCCACCAGCCAGCCAGCGCACCCGAACCGCATCTCATGGCCATCGACCAGCTCACCTGAACACGGCCAGCACCACCCGGCTTGCTTCCACTCTGCCCGGCTCGCTCGAACACCTCTTCGAACGGCCACTCCCCACTACCGCCTCCCGATCGCGAACTCGGCGCTCAAGAAAGCCTTAATAGCCTCCCAAATATCCATCGACCCCCTCTCAAGACCTCTGACTGCTTGCTTGCTCGATCACCCATCTCATCCTCAAGACCCATCCCACTCAGCACCCTACACCCCGAGAAAAACTCATCCTCCCCCCTCACCCCTCcgcaagaagaaaaaataataataCGTACATTACATCGGCAAGATGAATTCTAATCAATTTGTTCATTCAAGTGCTCCCACTCGAAGGGTCCGAACCATCCAGTTCGGAATCATGTCGCCAGACGAGATCAAAGGCTTCAGTGTTGCTAAGATTGAACATCCTGAGACCTACGAGGAGGGTGGCATCCATCCCAAAGTGGTAAGGTCGCCTCAGTCGCCTCGTGTTCTTTTAAcccttctcttctttttcatCTGACTCCGCCATATCTACATTCACTCCTTATTCAAGGGCGGCCTGTCGGATCCTAGAATGGGAACTATCGACCGCAACATGAAATGTCAAACCTGTGGTGAAGATGTATGCCCCTCAGATCATCACTCACCATCCTCACCCCTCACGTGAATCTAATCCTCTCACCCCTCACGTCCTTGctttgtttcttccttttttttcttaccTTTACAGATGTCGACGTGTCCTGGTCACTTCGCACACGTCGAACTCGCTCGTGCGGTCTATCATGTCGGTCAGTGATGGGGAACATCATCCACTCTTTTTGAATTTCTCAACTTATTACTTGACGTGATTTAAAATCAACCAACTCAGGGTTCCTGAATCGCGTCAAGAAAATTCTGGAATGTGTCTGCGTCAAATGTTCCAAGCTGAAATCTGATGTCGTAAGTCGTTAATCTCCAGTTCCACACTCTCAAAACATTCCTGATTCGCGCCCTCTTTCATTCCACAACTTCCACAGGTCACCGATCCTGCTCTGGCGCTGATTGCGAGACGGATTAAGGATCCAAAGAAAAGATTTACTGCTGTTCATCAACTGTGTAGAGGAAAGAACATCTGTGCAACCGATGAAACTGATGACAAGCCCGAGAACCCCGACGAGCCAATCCCAGATGATCAAATCCCTAAGGGTCACGGCGGATGTGGCCATCCTCAACCTCAGATTCGGAAAGAAGGCTTGAAGATGTTTCTACAGTACACCAAACGGAAGGGCGAGGAAGATGAAGAGGGTGTAGGGACTCTAGCTGGCACAGAACGGCAGCCATTAACCGCCGACAGGGCTCAGGCGATACTACGGAAGATATCAGATGaggatctgcagatcctaGGCTTGCATGCAACAGAGGCTCGACCCGAGTGGATGATCCTCACCGTACTCCCtatcccccctccccccgtCAGGCCAAGTATCGCTATGGACGGTGGCGCAACTCGAGGAGAAGATGATCTGACTTACAAGCTCGCCGAGGTCATTAAGGCCAATCAAGCTGTCCGCAAGTTTGAGAGCGAAGGGGCCCCTGCCCATGTCATCACAGAGTTTGAAACGCTTCTACAGGTCAGTTCGAAGCCACAACTGTCTTCTTTTTCATTTCTCAACAGTTGCCCATCAAAGCCAGTCCTGAATTCTGCGATCTTACCATCTTTCCAGTGGCACATTGCAACCTACATGGATAATGATCTCGCAGGACAGCCACAGGCTCTTCAAAAGTCTGGACGGCCGATCAAATCTCTCAGAGCGCGtctgaaaggaaaagaaggtcGACTTCGAGGGAACTTAATGGGAAAACGAGTGGATTTCTCGGCGCGAACGGTCATCACTGGTGACCCGAATCTGCAGCTCGATCAGGTTGGTGTACCCTATTCGATTGCTAGGAACTTGACCTATCCAGAGCGAGTCACACCGTACAATATCAGCTACTTGCAAGAGCTCGTCCAAAACGGTCCCACTGAATATCCCGGCGCAAGATATGTGGTTCGTGATACAGGGGATCGAATCGATCTGCGCTATAACAAACGAGCCGATACTTTCCTTCAGTACGGGTGGATCGTGGAGCGCCATCTCAAGGATGGCGATTATGTATTGTTCAATCGACAGCCGTCACTGCATAAAATGAGTATGAGTAAGTACTTTCAACACTCCTATTAATCGCAATAGTGATGTCAATGCGTCTTTGTCCACGTACAAGAAACTGATCACTACTTTTGTCAAAAACAAACTAAATAGTGTCACATCGTATCAAATTGATGCCCTACTCCACATTCAGGCTCAATCTCTCTGTAACTGTAAGCTATCTGACCCCCAAGTTTTATGATCCCTCCCAACAAATTCAATCAACTCTCTGACTCATGTATGTCTTGATGAACCCAGCCGCCATATAACGCAGAGTAAGCAATACCCGGCCCTCGGGAGGGGTATAGGGTTATGCTAACACTTCTTGACTCATTCCACATTTAGTTTTGACGGAGACGAGATGAATTTGCACGTGCCGCAGTCCGAAGAGACTCGAGCAGAACTTGCTCAAATTGCCTGGGTACCTCGTAACATTGTCTCGCCTCAAGCCAACAAGCCAGTGATGGGAATCGTCCAAGACACCCTTTGCGGGGTACGGAAGTTTACGCTACGGGATTGTTTCATGGATCGAGACTTTGTCCAGAACATTCTGCTCTGGGTGCCCGGATGGGACGGTGTAGTTCCACCACCAGCGATCCTGAAGCCCAAACCGCTGTGGACCGGCAAACAGATCTTATCAATGTGCATACCCAAGGGAATCAATCTGCTGAGAGACGACGAAAACCAGACATCTCTCCCCATCGCCGATAAGGGTTTGTGGATCGAGGATGGCGAGATCATCTACGGCGTTGTAGATAAAAAGTGTGTGGGTGCTTCTCAGGGAGGACTGATTCATGTGATTTTTCGTGAAAAGGGTCCCGAAGTCACTCGTGGCCTCTTCTCGGGAATCCAGATGGTTGTGAACTATTGGCTGCTCCATCATGGATTTAGTATTGGTATTGGTGACACCGTTCCCGACAAGGCTACTATGGAGGCCATCACCAACTTCATCTCGGAGGCCAAGAGGGAGGTCTCCGAGACCATCTCTCTAGCCCAAGAAGACAAACTTCAAGCAGAACCCGGTATGACGATTCGCGAGTCATTCGAAGCCAAAGTCAACCGAGCTCTCAACACCGCTCGAGACAATGCCGGTCGCTCGGCCGAACAGTCCTTGAAGGATGACAACAACGTCAAGCAGATGGTCACAGCAGGCTCCAAAGGTTCCTTTATCAACATTTCTCAGATGTCGGCATGTGTGGGACAGCAGTCCGTCGAAGGGAAACGTATTCCTTATGGCTTCAAATATCGAACCCTGCCTCATTTTACCAAGGATGACTACTCGCCCGAATCGCGGGGATTCGTCGAAAACTCTTACTTGCGAGGACTGACCCCGCAAGAGTTCTTTTTCCATGCCATGGCAGGTCGAGAGGGATTGATTGATACAGCCGTCAAAACTGCCGAGACGGGTTACATCCAGCGTCGTCTGCTGAAGGCTCTCGAAGATGTCATGGTCACCTACGATGGCACGGTTCGTAACTCGTTGGGCGATATCGTCCAGTTTGTTTACGGAGAAGATGGCGTCGATGGAGGAACGGTGGAATACCAAAACTTGGACAGTGTTCGACTGTCAAACGAAAAATTCGACAAAAAGTTCCGGGTCGATGTTACCGATCCCAGGTTCGACTACAAACCGGGCGTCCTGCAAGTCGGTCTCAACGATAGCTCGTTGGCCTTGCAGAGTGTCCTGGATGCCGAATGGAACCAGTTATGTGAAGATCGGGAAACATTGCGGAAGTTCATATTCACCGATGGGAACGGCCGCAAACCGTTGCCTGTCAACATCCGACGTATCATCCAAAATGCTCAACAAATCTTCCATATTGATTTCAGGAAGCCAAGCGACCTTCCTCCCCATGAGATAATCCAAATGGTCAAGGATCTGTGCGATCGTCTCATAGTGGTTCGCGGAGATGATCCTCTAAGTCGCGCTGCTCAAGCAAATTGTACTCTGCTGTTCCGAATCCTGCTGCGGTCTAACTTTGCGACTCGAAGGGTGCTGGAAGAATTCCATCTGAACAAGGAAGCATTTGAGTGGATCTTAGGAGAGATTGAAGCCAGGTTCAACCAGTCCTTAGCTGCCCCAGGCGAGATGTGCGGAACGTTGGCGGCCCAGTCGATCGGAGAACCTGCGACACAAATGACCCTCAATACCTTCCATTATGCTGGTGTTTCGAGTAAGAACGTGACCCTTGGGGTTCCTCGACTGAAGGAAATCATCAACGTGGCTACCAACATCAAAACTCCCTCCTTGACCGTTTATCTCAATGAGAACATTGCCAATGATATCGAAGCCGCAAAAGATATCCAGACCGAACTTGCCCACACAACACTCAAGACGGTTACCGCCTCCACTCAGATTATCTACGATCCCAATCCCAAGAGCACGATTGTGGAGGAGGATCTGGACTTCGTTGATGCGTTCTTTGCGGTTCCTGATGACGAGGTAGAAGCTCAACTAGACCACCAGTCGCCCTGGCTACTTCGACTCGAATTGGACCGTGCCAAGATGCTCGAC encodes:
- a CDS encoding DNA-directed RNA polymerase II subunit RPB1 translates to MSPDEIKGFSVAKIEHPETYEEGGIHPKVGGLSDPRMGTIDRNMKCQTCGEDMSTCPGHFAHVELARAVYHVGFLNRVKKILECVCVKCSKLKSDVVTDPALALIARRIKDPKKRFTAVHQLCRGKNICATDETDDKPENPDEPIPDDQIPKGHGGCGHPQPQIRKEGLKMFLQYTKRKGEEDEEGVGTLAGTERQPLTADRAQAILRKISDEDLQILGLHATEARPEWMILTVLPIPPPPVRPSIAMDGGATRGEDDLTYKLAEVIKANQAVRKFESEGAPAHVITEFETLLQWHIATYMDNDLAGQPQALQKSGRPIKSLRARLKGKEGRLRGNLMGKRVDFSARTVITGDPNLQLDQVGVPYSIARNLTYPERVTPYNISYLQELVQNGPTEYPGARYVVRDTGDRIDLRYNKRADTFLQYGWIVERHLKDGDYVLFNRQPSLHKMSMMSHRIKLMPYSTFRLNLSVTPPYNADFDGDEMNLHVPQSEETRAELAQIAWVPRNIVSPQANKPVMGIVQDTLCGVRKFTLRDCFMDRDFVQNILLWVPGWDGVVPPPAILKPKPLWTGKQILSMCIPKGINLLRDDENQTSLPIADKGLWIEDGEIIYGVVDKKCVGASQGGLIHVIFREKGPEVTRGLFSGIQMVVNYWLLHHGFSIGIGDTVPDKATMEAITNFISEAKREVSETISLAQEDKLQAEPGMTIRESFEAKVNRALNTARDNAGRSAEQSLKDDNNVKQMVTAGSKGSFINISQMSACVGQQSVEGKRIPYGFKYRTLPHFTKDDYSPESRGFVENSYLRGLTPQEFFFHAMAGREGLIDTAVKTAETGYIQRRLLKALEDVMVTYDGTVRNSLGDIVQFVYGEDGVDGGTVEYQNLDSVRLSNEKFDKKFRVDVTDPRFDYKPGVLQVGLNDSSLALQSVLDAEWNQLCEDRETLRKFIFTDGNGRKPLPVNIRRIIQNAQQIFHIDFRKPSDLPPHEIIQMVKDLCDRLIVVRGDDPLSRAAQANCTLLFRILLRSNFATRRVLEEFHLNKEAFEWILGEIEARFNQSLAAPGEMCGTLAAQSIGEPATQMTLNTFHYAGVSSKNVTLGVPRLKEIINVATNIKTPSLTVYLNENIANDIEAAKDIQTELAHTTLKTVTASTQIIYDPNPKSTIVEEDLDFVDAFFAVPDDEVEAQLDHQSPWLLRLELDRAKMLDKKLSMNFVASRIAEVFKSDLFIIWSEDNAEKLTIRCRAMQSSEADKDDDEGQVEEDVFLREINQMLGSISLRGVEGIQRVFMLQHNVNYINASGEFERKTEWVLETDGINLKEVLCVDGVDPIRTVSNNCVEILTVLGVEAARASLLKELRNVIEFDGSYVNYRHLALLCDLMTNRGSLMAITRHGINRTDTGPLMRCSFEETVEILMDAAALGEKDHCTGVAENVLLGQLAPMGTGAFDVALDLEMLKDVVIDHRLPVAGEILGGRYADGAMTPGGGMTPYAEFGDTRTPAARFEDGPVPHAMFSPIITAGADDGFGGSNDIYGGYGGQSPYGAGGGTSPGYSPSSPSYNPAASPAYTPTSPTWSGASPWVASGTSPGYSPTSPRMGATSPRFSPASPNFSPASPNFSPASPAFSPTSPSFSPASPRFSPSSPNYSPAGIATSPRYSPTSPAMSPSSPKYSPASPAFSPASPKYSPTTQRWSPQSPAFSPASPKYTCFAGLQSHKSSIFTHVPSSSNLASIASMGPDEYERER